The following are from one region of the Deltaproteobacteria bacterium genome:
- a CDS encoding FKBP-type peptidyl-prolyl cis-trans isomerase — translation MKIDKNSFVNLEYQLRIGEQVHPPSGQPEEISICIGHGGMPLGLEKALLGMEEDEIKVVNLSPQEAFGEVNEQLIYEVARNEFDPSVKLRPGLIFEATDDQGRPSKFFIRELRPETVLIDFNHPLAGKDLEVMINVRQVREATEEDIVRIYGPRATERTAPAEHE, via the coding sequence ATGAAAATAGATAAAAATTCCTTTGTCAACCTGGAATATCAGTTGCGGATCGGCGAACAGGTCCATCCTCCCTCAGGCCAGCCTGAGGAAATATCCATTTGCATCGGTCATGGAGGCATGCCTTTAGGTCTGGAAAAGGCCTTGCTGGGGATGGAAGAGGATGAGATCAAGGTGGTTAACCTGAGCCCCCAGGAGGCTTTTGGGGAGGTGAACGAACAGCTGATTTACGAGGTTGCCCGGAATGAGTTTGATCCCTCGGTAAAGCTGCGACCAGGCCTGATCTTTGAGGCCACCGACGACCAGGGCCGACCTTCCAAGTTCTTTATTCGAGAGCTCCGGCCGGAGACCGTGCTGATCGACTTTAATCACCCTCTGGCCGGAAAGGATTTGGAGGTGATGATCAACGTCCGCCAGGTTCGGGAAGCCACTGAGGAAGACATTGTTCGAATTTACGGCCCTCGCGCCACTGAAAGAACGGCGCCTGCCGAGCATGAATAA
- a CDS encoding UPF0280 family protein has product MLTQERTYRTHMARGQLATFRVVVRETDLLVLAARDLSDLTLDLICQLRYQLERYIAGHPDFLHTLSPWPSDPFAPLIVKEMIVAAASVGVGPMAAVAGAVAEQVGLALKAQSPEVIIENGGDIFLAVQGRATVAIYAGNSPLSHRVGIQVEASANPLGICTSSGTVGHSFSRGQADAACVLAPSVALADAAATALGNRVPDAQAIPAALDWAAQVPGLLGAVIIVGDKLGAWGEVELVPLRA; this is encoded by the coding sequence ATGCTAACCCAAGAACGGACCTATCGAACCCATATGGCCCGTGGTCAGCTGGCGACTTTTCGGGTAGTGGTGAGAGAAACCGATTTATTGGTCCTGGCCGCACGAGATCTCAGCGACTTAACCCTGGACCTGATTTGTCAACTGCGCTATCAACTGGAGCGTTATATTGCCGGGCATCCTGATTTCCTTCATACCCTTTCACCATGGCCGTCTGATCCCTTTGCTCCGTTAATTGTCAAAGAGATGATTGTCGCGGCGGCCTCGGTGGGGGTGGGGCCGATGGCGGCAGTGGCGGGCGCGGTGGCCGAACAGGTGGGCTTGGCCTTAAAGGCTCAGAGCCCGGAAGTGATTATTGAAAACGGGGGGGATATCTTTCTGGCCGTGCAAGGCCGGGCCACGGTTGCCATTTACGCCGGCAACTCACCGCTGAGCCACCGGGTCGGGATTCAGGTCGAGGCCTCGGCAAACCCGCTGGGTATCTGCACCTCTTCCGGCACGGTAGGCCATTCTTTTAGCCGCGGCCAGGCCGATGCCGCCTGTGTGTTGGCCCCCTCGGTGGCATTGGCGGATGCGGCTGCCACCGCGCTCGGCAATCGAGTCCCTGATGCCCAAGCTATCCCCGCGGCCCTGGACTGGGCGGCTCAGGTGCCGGGCCTGTTAGGCGCGGTGATCATCGTCGGGGATAAATTAGGAGCCTGGGGGGAGGTAGAATTAGTGCCATTGAGGGCTTGA
- the speD gene encoding adenosylmethionine decarboxylase yields MKRELLVQNPRPDGYHLMLELYGCDMEKINSHRFLHRAVKTAVKNVGLTNLGSRYHRFQPQGVTGFTLLAQSHISLHTWPEYGYLVLDIFTCGDESQANQLEHHLLKRLGPCEVKRRVVRKGYQYHK; encoded by the coding sequence ATGAAAAGGGAGCTCTTGGTCCAAAATCCGCGGCCTGACGGATATCATCTGATGTTGGAGCTTTATGGCTGCGATATGGAAAAGATCAATTCCCACCGATTCCTCCACCGAGCTGTTAAAACTGCCGTGAAAAATGTCGGTTTGACCAATTTGGGGTCCCGGTATCATCGGTTTCAACCCCAGGGGGTGACCGGCTTTACGCTGTTGGCTCAGTCCCATATTTCCCTCCATACCTGGCCGGAATACGGCTATCTGGTTCTAGATATCTTCACCTGTGGTGATGAATCCCAGGCTAATCAGCTTGAGCATCACCTATTAAAGCGTTTAGGCCCCTGCGAAGTCAAGCGACGAGTGGTTCGCAAGGGTTATCAATATCATAAATAG
- a CDS encoding DUF2062 domain-containing protein: protein MRWRRRIRFFYLRFRRLQGAPRKLACSVALGVYIGVTPTIPFHMVIALALSSIFRLSRVAAVMGCWISNPLTIPPFYYFSFKVGQLILFSGESFSLPDTFNFLEVLRLGWRINLALQVGGLIIALPVAVIAYFLTYWGIRRYRSRNSRKFNRALRLSQSPVPPSGTEA from the coding sequence ATGCGTTGGCGCCGTAGAATCCGGTTTTTTTATCTGCGTTTCCGGCGGCTCCAGGGGGCCCCGCGTAAACTGGCCTGCAGTGTGGCCCTGGGGGTATATATCGGAGTAACCCCGACCATACCTTTTCATATGGTCATTGCCTTGGCATTGTCCTCTATTTTTCGCCTTTCCCGGGTTGCTGCGGTGATGGGCTGCTGGATCAGCAATCCCCTGACTATCCCGCCCTTCTATTATTTCAGTTTTAAGGTGGGACAATTAATACTCTTTTCAGGGGAGAGCTTTTCACTGCCAGACACTTTTAATTTTCTGGAAGTCTTGCGTCTGGGCTGGCGGATTAATCTGGCCCTGCAGGTGGGCGGGCTGATCATTGCCCTGCCGGTGGCGGTCATTGCCTATTTTTTAACTTACTGGGGCATCCGGCGCTATCGGTCCCGCAACTCCAGGAAGTTTAACCGTGCCCTTCGTCTCTCCCAAAGTCCTGTGCCGCCGTCTGGGACTGAAGCCTAA
- a CDS encoding EamA family transporter, with product MGEQLWIIYALGSALGLASADALTKRFFAGMPPYGMILVRLLYASPFLGVGWLCISIPPLGRTFFYAVAAALPLETVAQLLYMRALKVSPISLCTPMLAFTPVLLILTGQILLGESLNIWGIGGIGLVALGSYILNLDRRRYGFLAPLAALWQEEGPRLMLLVAAIFACTSALGKLAVLNSAPAFFGLFYPCVFTGLMLSGYPWSRSRPGRSLLVHPGWGLVLGFCAAASILCHMHGIQIAPAAYLIALKRTSLVISVLYGGLWLKEIHFSSRLGGAMLMAAGVLVIAVKGS from the coding sequence ATGGGGGAGCAGCTCTGGATCATCTATGCTCTGGGCTCGGCCCTGGGCCTGGCCAGCGCCGATGCCTTGACTAAGCGCTTTTTTGCCGGAATGCCACCTTACGGCATGATCCTGGTGCGGCTGCTCTATGCTTCCCCATTTCTGGGGGTCGGTTGGTTGTGCATCTCCATCCCTCCCTTGGGACGGACCTTTTTTTATGCCGTAGCCGCTGCCCTGCCGCTGGAAACCGTGGCCCAACTTCTCTATATGCGGGCCTTAAAAGTTTCCCCGATTTCACTGTGTACCCCGATGCTGGCCTTCACCCCGGTGCTGCTGATTCTAACCGGTCAGATATTGTTAGGGGAGTCTTTAAATATCTGGGGCATCGGCGGTATCGGCTTGGTGGCGCTGGGGAGTTATATTCTCAATTTAGACCGGCGGCGCTATGGTTTTCTGGCCCCCTTGGCCGCCCTCTGGCAGGAGGAAGGCCCTCGCCTGATGTTGCTGGTGGCGGCCATCTTTGCCTGTACCTCGGCCCTGGGCAAACTGGCGGTGCTCAATTCTGCCCCGGCTTTTTTCGGATTATTCTACCCCTGTGTCTTTACTGGATTGATGCTGTCCGGCTATCCTTGGAGCCGTTCCCGACCTGGGCGGAGTTTGTTGGTCCACCCCGGTTGGGGGCTGGTGCTGGGTTTCTGCGCTGCCGCCAGTATCCTCTGCCATATGCACGGCATTCAGATTGCCCCAGCGGCCTATCTGATCGCCTTGAAACGAACCAGCCTGGTGATCAGCGTCCTCTATGGCGGTCTGTGGCTGAAAGAAATCCACTTCTCCTCCCGGCTGGGCGGAGCTATGCTGATGGCCGCCGGAGTACTGGTCATTGCCGTCAAAGGAAGCTGA
- the hemB gene encoding porphobilinogen synthase, giving the protein MELPYRPRRLRRRENFRRLVRETYLRTDDLIYPMFVVPGKGVQEPVPSMPGICRYSVDQLVREVQEAQQLGIPAVLLFGLPQKKDDLGSEAAARQGTVQQAIRQLKKQVPEILVITDVCLCSYTSHGHCGFVRQGEVDNDATLELLAQVALSHAEAGADMVAPSDMMDGRVLAIREALDERGFEMVPILSYAVKYASSFYGPFRDAAESAPQFGDRRSYQMDPANALEAVREATLDVEEGADIIMVKPAVPYLDILARLRSEIDLPLAAYQVSGEYAMIKAAAQQGWLDEQAVMLESLIAIKRAGADMILTYFAKDAARLCRK; this is encoded by the coding sequence ATGGAACTACCCTATCGTCCTCGAAGGCTGCGGCGGCGGGAAAATTTCCGCCGTCTGGTGCGGGAAACCTACTTAAGGACTGATGACCTGATTTACCCGATGTTTGTGGTGCCGGGCAAAGGCGTCCAAGAGCCAGTACCCTCAATGCCCGGGATTTGCCGATACTCGGTGGACCAATTGGTTCGGGAAGTCCAGGAGGCCCAGCAATTGGGCATCCCGGCGGTGCTGCTCTTCGGCCTGCCCCAGAAAAAGGATGACTTGGGGAGTGAGGCCGCGGCCCGACAGGGCACCGTACAACAGGCGATTCGCCAGCTCAAGAAGCAGGTGCCCGAGATTTTGGTAATTACCGATGTCTGCCTTTGCAGCTACACCAGCCATGGGCATTGCGGCTTTGTCCGGCAGGGGGAGGTGGATAACGACGCTACCCTGGAATTGCTGGCCCAGGTAGCGCTCTCCCATGCTGAGGCCGGGGCCGATATGGTAGCGCCCTCGGACATGATGGACGGGCGGGTGCTGGCCATCCGCGAGGCCCTGGACGAACGGGGCTTTGAGATGGTGCCGATTCTGTCCTATGCGGTTAAATACGCTTCCAGTTTCTACGGCCCCTTCCGGGACGCGGCGGAATCCGCCCCGCAATTCGGCGATCGGCGCTCATATCAGATGGATCCTGCCAACGCCCTGGAGGCGGTCCGCGAGGCCACCCTGGACGTGGAAGAGGGGGCCGATATCATCATGGTCAAACCGGCCGTGCCCTATCTGGACATTCTGGCCCGCTTGCGGAGCGAAATCGACCTGCCCCTGGCGGCCTACCAGGTGAGCGGGGAATACGCCATGATCAAGGCTGCGGCCCAGCAGGGCTGGCTGGATGAGCAAGCTGTGATGTTGGAGTCGCTGATCGCCATCAAACGCGCTGGCGCGGATATGATTCTGACATATTTTGCGAAAGATGCGGCCCGATTATGTAGAAAATGA
- a CDS encoding tetratricopeptide repeat protein yields the protein MSRLWASVLAMVLVGAGCGGPRVIEEYPVPQVKYEPKKVKPGRLAADDKALLEEALNRQVMDTEEVIALSDRLLRHDNPAVRDKDTLDKLQILLLRSLQDKSKDHYPQTLRNLGIVNYYQKQYMNARQALQASSELNPRDGRTHFYLACIYAEQGRIHYAQGQKRKSAAQYKRAQIELEQARKLEPSNPLYRQDLKQVMETD from the coding sequence ATGTCCAGGCTGTGGGCCAGTGTGTTGGCTATGGTGCTGGTAGGGGCTGGTTGTGGCGGTCCCCGGGTAATAGAAGAATACCCTGTGCCGCAGGTCAAATATGAGCCTAAAAAGGTAAAACCAGGGCGGCTTGCGGCTGACGATAAAGCCCTGCTAGAGGAGGCTCTTAATCGACAGGTGATGGATACTGAGGAGGTAATCGCACTGAGCGATCGGCTTTTGCGCCACGACAATCCCGCGGTCCGAGATAAAGATACCCTGGATAAGCTGCAAATCCTGCTGTTGAGAAGTTTACAGGATAAATCCAAAGATCATTATCCCCAGACTCTGCGGAATCTGGGGATTGTCAACTATTACCAGAAGCAGTATATGAATGCCCGGCAGGCCCTGCAGGCTTCCAGTGAACTGAATCCCAGGGATGGTCGGACCCATTTTTATCTGGCCTGCATCTATGCTGAGCAAGGAAGAATTCATTACGCTCAGGGCCAGAAACGCAAATCCGCGGCTCAGTATAAACGGGCCCAAATTGAGCTGGAGCAGGCCCGCAAGTTAGAACCTTCTAATCCCTTATATCGTCAGGATTTGAAGCAAGTTATGGAGACAGATTGA
- a CDS encoding long-chain fatty acid--CoA ligase: MNKESLAVASQFCWHRQYDPGVPAEIEIPKITLSQALSQSARDFPQAVALRFLGRKITYRQLIDQIARLKTGLYHLGLRPGQRLALLLPNCPQAVLGYYAALELGAVVVMLNPLSTPRELAYQLKDSGARILIGLDHLVPKLNDLSEAVNLERLIVTSLADYLPFPLNWLYPFKARRQGWHTGVRSDKGEIRFTGVLKTPLPPAPEGPQECEAMAVLQYTGGTTGVPKAAILTHQNLMTNVAQINAWLPRLNRGAERVLAVLPFSHAFGMTAAMNWPLSLGGTVIILPRFEVDQVLKTIQKYRPTVFPAVPTIFVALINHPRISKFDLSSIWGCISGSAPLPREVQERFESLTRGHILEGYGLTEAAPVTHLNPIQGVRKPGSIGLPFPNTEARIVDAESGTRTLGPEEVGELIIRGPQVMKGYWQNPAETALVLRDGWLYTGDLATMDAEGYFYIVDRKKDVIIAGGYKIYPREVEEVLYQHPRVLDAVVIGVPDPYRGETVKAFVVPKPGMQLTVEDIQEFCKAQLAAYKVPRIIELRTELPKTMVGKVLRRALKEESLVHEDSTVS, translated from the coding sequence ATGAATAAGGAATCTTTAGCCGTAGCCAGCCAATTCTGCTGGCATCGACAGTATGATCCCGGGGTGCCGGCGGAGATTGAGATTCCCAAGATTACCCTTTCCCAAGCGCTGTCTCAGTCGGCCCGAGATTTTCCCCAAGCCGTGGCCCTGCGCTTCTTGGGCCGGAAAATCACCTACCGCCAGTTAATCGATCAGATTGCCCGGCTAAAAACCGGGCTATATCATTTGGGTCTGAGACCCGGGCAGCGGCTGGCCCTGCTGCTGCCCAACTGCCCGCAAGCAGTACTGGGTTATTATGCTGCCCTGGAATTGGGGGCCGTGGTCGTAATGTTAAATCCTCTCTCCACGCCCCGGGAATTGGCTTATCAACTGAAAGATTCCGGGGCTCGGATTCTGATCGGACTGGATCACCTGGTTCCCAAGTTGAACGATTTAAGCGAGGCAGTTAATCTGGAGCGCCTGATTGTCACTAGCTTGGCCGATTATCTGCCTTTCCCGCTTAACTGGCTCTATCCCTTTAAGGCCCGCCGCCAGGGGTGGCATACCGGAGTTCGGTCTGATAAGGGGGAGATCAGGTTTACCGGAGTGCTCAAAACCCCTTTGCCACCTGCTCCTGAAGGGCCGCAGGAATGTGAGGCCATGGCGGTATTACAATATACCGGAGGCACTACGGGGGTGCCCAAGGCGGCAATCCTGACTCATCAGAACCTGATGACCAATGTGGCCCAGATTAACGCCTGGCTGCCGCGTCTGAACCGCGGAGCCGAACGGGTTCTGGCGGTGTTGCCGTTTTCCCATGCCTTTGGCATGACCGCGGCCATGAACTGGCCCCTGTCGCTGGGCGGCACGGTGATCATCCTGCCCCGGTTCGAGGTGGATCAGGTCCTTAAAACCATTCAGAAATATCGTCCCACTGTCTTTCCCGCGGTCCCCACCATCTTTGTAGCCCTGATCAATCACCCCCGGATTAGCAAGTTTGATTTATCCTCCATCTGGGGTTGTATCAGCGGCTCCGCGCCTTTGCCCCGGGAAGTGCAGGAGCGCTTCGAGAGTCTGACCCGAGGGCATATCCTGGAGGGTTATGGTCTGACCGAGGCCGCGCCCGTGACCCATCTCAATCCCATTCAAGGGGTGCGCAAGCCGGGCAGCATCGGCTTGCCTTTTCCAAACACCGAGGCCCGCATCGTGGACGCTGAATCTGGCACGCGGACGCTGGGCCCGGAGGAAGTAGGAGAATTGATCATTCGTGGCCCCCAGGTGATGAAGGGATATTGGCAGAACCCCGCCGAGACCGCTCTGGTTCTCCGGGATGGCTGGCTCTATACCGGAGATCTGGCCACCATGGATGCCGAAGGCTATTTTTATATTGTGGACCGCAAAAAAGACGTGATCATTGCTGGTGGTTACAAAATCTATCCCCGGGAAGTTGAAGAGGTCCTCTATCAACATCCCCGGGTTTTAGATGCAGTAGTGATCGGAGTGCCTGACCCCTACCGCGGGGAGACGGTGAAGGCCTTTGTGGTCCCTAAACCGGGGATGCAACTCACGGTGGAAGACATCCAGGAATTTTGTAAAGCTCAATTAGCTGCTTACAAGGTGCCCAGGATCATCGAATTAAGGACGGAGTTACCCAAAACCATGGTAGGCAAGGTGCTGCGCCGGGCCTTAAAGGAAGAATCACTGGTCCATGAAGATTCGACAGTGTCGTAA
- the rsmA gene encoding ribosomal RNA small subunit methyltransferase A — MPFVSPKVLCRRLGLKPKKSLGQHFLLHPDQARRIVAALELEGRPETVVEIGAGLGALTVFLAEAAAQVFAVEMDVRLAQGLSSEVLADAANVTVITQNVLHFDFIGLSENIGHRLDVIGNLPYQITSPLLFKLIAEKRALHTMVFMVQQEVGQRLLAQPGSKDYGILSVLIQYHTRLERLFSLGPNNFYPPPKVDSLVIRLRPDGETIRADDEAYLVQVVKIAFSQRRKTLKNTLATQAAELRSTPEQVLAILEQSAIDPKRRAETLGVADFVRLSNAIRRAAELG; from the coding sequence GTGCCCTTCGTCTCTCCCAAAGTCCTGTGCCGCCGTCTGGGACTGAAGCCTAAAAAATCTTTGGGCCAGCATTTCCTGCTGCACCCGGATCAGGCCCGGCGCATTGTCGCGGCTTTGGAACTGGAGGGGCGGCCGGAAACTGTGGTCGAAATCGGGGCCGGTCTGGGAGCCCTGACGGTTTTCCTGGCTGAGGCCGCCGCCCAGGTGTTTGCCGTGGAAATGGATGTCCGTCTGGCCCAGGGGTTAAGCTCGGAAGTACTGGCCGACGCCGCCAATGTCACGGTAATAACTCAGAATGTGCTGCACTTTGACTTTATCGGGCTGAGCGAAAACATTGGCCACCGTCTGGACGTAATCGGTAATCTGCCTTATCAGATTACATCACCGTTGCTGTTCAAATTAATCGCTGAAAAGCGGGCCCTTCACACCATGGTCTTTATGGTCCAGCAGGAGGTGGGCCAACGTCTGCTGGCTCAGCCCGGCAGTAAGGATTACGGGATTCTCTCGGTCTTGATCCAGTATCATACCCGGCTGGAACGGCTTTTTTCCCTGGGCCCGAACAACTTTTATCCTCCCCCGAAGGTAGATTCGCTGGTTATCCGGTTGCGTCCGGATGGGGAAACTATTCGAGCCGACGATGAGGCTTATCTGGTCCAGGTGGTCAAAATCGCCTTCAGCCAGCGGCGTAAGACTCTGAAAAATACCTTAGCCACCCAGGCCGCCGAGCTCAGGTCTACCCCGGAGCAGGTATTAGCTATCCTGGAGCAATCAGCCATTGATCCTAAACGGCGGGCCGAAACCCTGGGCGTGGCCGATTTCGTCCGCCTCAGCAACGCCATCCGAAGGGCCGCGGAGTTGGGATAA
- a CDS encoding tetratricopeptide repeat protein, translating to MLVLGFIGFIRPAHGSTALAGKLIYLQGQVYLQRASLGGWEKPQLGDSLFAGDVVKTGPASVAAILCVDESQIKLHENTVLELKSVMPSPRLSLAEVVPAALEKAALSLYGVSQGEVWLRNNKETFHFELETPAVTAGIRGTEFNLQVRPDGTTYLTLLQGKLRLANPQGELILNPGEEGIVHPGRPPTKRLVLQPEDAVQWSLYYPGIFSYRDISLANQRVGTGARSGLVKEAALFYDQGRLSEAREAVAAVLRQAPGDEQALTLLGWIHLQENAPLKALQTFQQVTRPDALAVVGLALARYRLGELLPAYELVKTARQQLTPSPLLWTMEGYFALLATLVQESQACLEHALELAPEYTLARTLLAQMWLVQNRKAAARQEASRTLAQTPQSPAALFTMALVEIAHFNPSVAKTYLEKAIKADPRFVPAYLYLAKIWLGADYLERAEKTIDAASRLAPEEGEVLSMAGFVKLGLRDYQGAKKLFDQAIEANPALGEPHLGIGIYYFRYREPKQGLAEMLTATLLEPRVSLYQSTLGKALYQVRAFDKALEVYDYAKALDKNDPTPHLYKGIALTDLNRPGEAIQEINQSIALNDNNAIFRSRLMLDRDLAVRNYNLSRAYNQLGLGDWAYSKAVNAVKKDPLNSSARLFLANAYLATRQRLGSAGSELLLYRLLSPANQNTFTVYNDYTPMFEMPYLRVQAQGGIGTWCHSRAIQDHSLEVYGGIPGLAFDIYGSYFDDDGFRAKNGDDNFHMNLNLVKWEPTVRNSVLGGFRYSDAERGDTSNLNDFGFVNSPNMRQFPRLRIYELGYVHRFNPKATFLSYFTYANNHYHRRDKTFDTIWFLGLPIDQTSTVSQRYDQEFYNLQFQQQLILADHTLIGGVDYFWGHLKYKYDELLEYSLFGIPLASYLIADNFRPPNRSYSLYLQDYWQVTPQLLAELGVFFDHTRNSRAGFADPVSLQRWNPRLGLNYQVNADHTLRLVLQHSLNTHNLVAPLLVPAEIASFPWQINIDDGSEMREFGVAWEAQWNPLTFSVLRLNANRIFTPQYEVDSQLEEHRVWWGWKRYTASFTVNRILSPSWGLTTGVVGKKFDPSISWSHDFSELNALLQLSFLHRSGWQGFFRTYVIKQDLTDRGDSFYGLADAGLGYEFPGKRGFASLEVTNIFDRHFYFQKEFVTFDVLYPVRRVLFKLALYF from the coding sequence ATGTTAGTTTTGGGTTTTATCGGATTTATCAGGCCGGCTCATGGTTCAACGGCGCTGGCTGGCAAGCTGATTTATCTCCAGGGCCAGGTTTATTTACAGCGGGCCTCTCTCGGGGGTTGGGAAAAACCGCAGCTTGGCGACTCTCTCTTTGCCGGCGATGTCGTAAAAACCGGTCCCGCCTCAGTAGCCGCCATCCTGTGTGTGGACGAAAGCCAGATCAAGCTTCATGAGAATACGGTCCTGGAGCTCAAAAGTGTAATGCCCTCACCTCGGTTGAGCCTGGCCGAAGTGGTCCCGGCCGCCCTGGAAAAGGCAGCTTTGAGTCTTTATGGCGTCAGTCAAGGGGAAGTTTGGCTGCGCAATAACAAGGAAACCTTTCATTTTGAGTTGGAGACTCCGGCGGTTACCGCCGGGATCCGCGGCACTGAGTTCAATCTCCAGGTCAGGCCGGACGGTACCACTTATCTCACCCTGCTCCAGGGGAAACTCCGGTTGGCTAACCCCCAGGGTGAATTAATCCTCAATCCGGGAGAAGAGGGGATCGTTCATCCTGGCCGGCCTCCGACCAAACGTCTGGTGCTCCAGCCCGAGGATGCCGTCCAGTGGTCGCTTTATTATCCTGGCATTTTTAGCTATCGGGATATTTCTTTGGCGAACCAACGGGTGGGAACCGGGGCGCGGTCTGGTCTGGTTAAGGAAGCCGCTTTATTCTATGACCAGGGACGCCTGTCCGAGGCCCGAGAGGCGGTCGCGGCTGTCCTCCGGCAAGCTCCGGGAGACGAACAAGCCTTGACCCTGCTGGGTTGGATTCACCTCCAAGAAAACGCCCCTTTGAAGGCTTTACAGACCTTTCAACAGGTGACCCGACCGGACGCCCTGGCTGTGGTCGGCCTAGCCCTGGCCCGCTACCGCCTGGGAGAACTTCTGCCAGCCTATGAATTGGTGAAAACCGCGCGGCAGCAGCTGACGCCCTCGCCCTTGCTCTGGACCATGGAGGGCTATTTTGCCCTGCTCGCAACACTAGTGCAGGAGTCCCAGGCCTGCCTGGAGCACGCCCTGGAACTGGCTCCGGAATATACTCTGGCCCGGACCTTGCTGGCGCAGATGTGGCTGGTGCAAAACCGCAAAGCAGCAGCCCGTCAGGAGGCCTCCCGAACTCTGGCCCAAACCCCTCAATCTCCGGCAGCTCTGTTTACCATGGCCCTGGTGGAGATTGCTCATTTCAACCCGTCAGTAGCCAAAACTTACCTGGAAAAGGCCATCAAAGCCGATCCTCGCTTTGTCCCAGCTTATCTATATCTGGCCAAGATCTGGTTGGGGGCGGATTATCTGGAGAGGGCCGAAAAGACCATTGACGCGGCCAGCCGATTGGCCCCGGAGGAGGGGGAAGTGCTCTCCATGGCCGGCTTTGTTAAGCTCGGTCTGAGGGATTACCAGGGTGCAAAAAAATTGTTTGACCAGGCCATCGAGGCCAACCCCGCCCTTGGCGAGCCGCACCTGGGAATAGGGATCTATTATTTCCGCTATCGGGAGCCGAAACAGGGTCTGGCCGAAATGTTAACTGCCACCCTGCTCGAGCCTCGGGTGTCCCTCTATCAGTCCACTCTGGGCAAGGCACTTTATCAAGTGCGCGCCTTTGACAAGGCCCTTGAAGTCTATGATTATGCCAAGGCCCTGGACAAAAACGACCCCACGCCGCATTTATATAAAGGCATTGCCCTGACTGACCTCAACCGGCCCGGAGAAGCCATCCAGGAGATCAATCAGTCCATCGCCCTAAATGACAACAACGCCATCTTCCGCTCCCGCCTAATGCTCGACCGGGATCTGGCAGTACGAAACTACAATCTGTCCCGGGCTTATAATCAATTAGGTCTGGGAGATTGGGCCTACAGCAAAGCGGTTAACGCGGTGAAAAAAGACCCTTTAAACAGTTCAGCCCGCCTGTTCTTGGCTAATGCCTACTTGGCTACCCGCCAGCGCCTGGGTTCAGCGGGGTCGGAACTATTACTCTATCGCCTGCTGTCTCCAGCCAACCAAAATACCTTTACGGTTTATAATGATTACACTCCCATGTTTGAAATGCCCTATCTGCGGGTGCAGGCCCAGGGGGGGATCGGTACCTGGTGCCATTCCCGGGCCATCCAGGACCACAGCCTCGAAGTTTATGGCGGCATTCCTGGTCTGGCCTTTGACATCTATGGCAGCTACTTTGATGACGATGGTTTCCGGGCCAAAAATGGTGACGATAATTTCCATATGAATCTTAATCTGGTTAAATGGGAGCCTACTGTCAGGAATTCGGTTTTGGGGGGATTTCGGTATTCTGATGCAGAAAGGGGGGATACCAGCAATCTCAATGACTTCGGTTTCGTTAATTCCCCAAATATGCGGCAATTTCCCCGTTTACGAATCTATGAATTAGGCTATGTGCACCGCTTCAATCCCAAAGCGACGTTTCTCAGTTATTTTACTTATGCAAACAATCATTATCACCGCAGGGATAAGACCTTTGATACGATATGGTTTTTGGGCCTCCCGATAGACCAGACCAGCACTGTTAGTCAACGCTATGACCAGGAATTCTATAATCTCCAATTCCAGCAGCAGTTGATCCTGGCGGATCACACCCTGATCGGGGGGGTTGATTATTTCTGGGGTCACCTGAAGTACAAATATGATGAACTGCTAGAATATTCCCTTTTTGGCATCCCGCTTGCCTCCTACCTGATAGCGGATAACTTCCGGCCGCCGAACCGCTCCTACTCTCTTTACTTACAGGATTATTGGCAAGTCACCCCACAATTGTTGGCGGAATTGGGAGTCTTTTTTGATCACACCCGGAACTCTCGGGCCGGGTTCGCCGATCCCGTGTCTCTGCAGCGCTGGAATCCCCGCTTGGGCCTCAATTACCAAGTTAATGCTGATCATACCCTGCGCCTGGTCCTGCAGCATTCTCTCAATACCCACAACCTGGTGGCCCCGCTGCTGGTGCCGGCCGAAATCGCCAGCTTCCCCTGGCAGATCAACATCGATGACGGCTCTGAGATGCGGGAGTTTGGAGTCGCCTGGGAGGCCCAGTGGAACCCCTTGACCTTTTCTGTGCTGCGTCTTAACGCCAATCGCATCTTTACGCCGCAATACGAGGTGGATAGTCAGCTTGAGGAGCATCGGGTCTGGTGGGGCTGGAAGCGCTATACTGCCAGCTTTACGGTCAACCGCATCCTGAGTCCCTCCTGGGGCCTAACTACCGGGGTGGTCGGCAAAAAATTCGATCCCAGTATATCCTGGAGCCATGATTTTTCCGAATTAAACGCCTTGTTACAGTTGTCTTTTCTGCACCGCTCCGGCTGGCAGGGGTTTTTCCGCACCTATGTCATAAAGCAGGATCTCACTGATCGGGGAGATAGTTTTTATGGATTGGCTGACGCTGGCCTGGGTTATGAATTTCCCGGCAAGCGAGGATTTGCTTCCCTGGAGGTCACCAATATCTTTGACCGCCACTTCTATTTTCAAAAAGAATTCGTAACCTTTGATGTTTTATATCCGGTCCGGCGGGTGCTTTTTAAGCTGGCGCTGTATTTCTGA